The genomic window CCCGTCCGCGTACTCGGCGATGTGCGCGAACAGCTTCGGCCCCGCCGCCCCACCGATCAGCGTGCGCGGCCCCACCACCGGCCCCCGCGGCTTGCGCACCGGCTTGGGGTGGGCCTCACTCGCCCGCACGCTCCCGAACTCCCCCTCGTACGCTGTCGGCTCCTCCGCCCACAGCGCCCGCATCAGTGCCATCCGGTCCCGCACCAGCTCACGCCGGGTGCGCCACTCGACCCCGTGGTCGGCGGCCTCCTCCACGTTCCAGCCGTAGCCGAGGCCGAGGGTGAGGCGGCCGCCGGAGAGGTGGTCGACGGTCGCGATCTGCTTCGCGAGGTCGATCGGGTCGTGCTGGGCGACGAGCGTGATGCCGGTGCCGAGACCCAGCCGCTCGGTGACGGCGGCGGCCTGGCCGAGCGCGACGAAGGGGTCGAGGGTGCGGCCGTACTCGCGCGGCAGTTCCCCGCCGGCCGGGTACGGGGTCGTCCGCTCGACGGGGATGTGCGTGTGCTCGGGGAGGTAGAGCCCCGCGAAACCGCGTTGCTCCAGCTCGCGGGCGAGCCGGGTCGGAGTGATCGTCTCGTCGGTGAGGAAGACCGTCACGGAGAT from Streptomyces sp. DSM 40750 includes these protein-coding regions:
- a CDS encoding LLM class F420-dependent oxidoreductase, whose translation is MRISVTVFLTDETITPTRLARELEQRGFAGLYLPEHTHIPVERTTPYPAGGELPREYGRTLDPFVALGQAAAVTERLGLGTGITLVAQHDPIDLAKQIATVDHLSGGRLTLGLGYGWNVEEAADHGVEWRTRRELVRDRMALMRALWAEEPTAYEGEFGSVRASEAHPKPVRKPRGPVVGPRTLIGGAAGPKLFAHIAEYADGWLPIGGRGLGEALPVLRAVWADAGRDPAGLQVVPYAVHPSAGKLAYYEELGIEEVVVQLPPAGEAEILGVLDLYGAFLG